Genomic DNA from Nitratidesulfovibrio vulgaris str. Hildenborough:
GCAAAGCCCCGGCAAAGGTGAAGCGGGGCCGGAGCACCTTCTGGCGTGAAAGCGAAGTACTGGCGTTCATCTCGGGGGCATGGAATCCCTCAGAGAATCAAGATAGTCCGCGTATGCCTGCATCATAGCGGTACGCTCCTCAAGATACTCTGTCCGATGGTATGCGGCCCGGATTTTGTTCCCTTCGATGTGGGCAAGCTGCCTCTCGATCACGTCGGGATTGTAGCCCAAGCCGTTGAGAAGGGAGGAGGCCATGGCCCTAAAACCATGGGCGGTCATCGTGCCCTGCCCGTAACCGAGAGAGCGCAACGCAACCAGAAGGGTGTTCTCTGACAGTCCGCGATCGCTACGGAGGCGGACAGACTGAAACACCATGGGACTATTCAGCCGAGGTGCTGTCGCGCGCACATCGCGCAGAACGGCGAGAGCCTGTGTCGATAGCGGCACAATGTGCTCTCGCCGCTTCTTCATTTTGTGGGCGGGGATTGTCCAGATGCGGCGCTCCATGTCGAACTCGTTCCATTCTGCAGCCCTGAGCTCGCCGGGACGAACGAAGGTCAGTGCGAGGAAGCGAAGGGCGCAGCGCACAACCATTGCCCCCGAATACCCGTCTATCGCTCGCATCAGGGCGCCTACATCCTTCGGGTCTACGATGGCTGCATAGTGACCGGG
This window encodes:
- a CDS encoding tyrosine-type recombinase/integrase, giving the protein MLTDIKARAAKPAEKVYRLYDGGGMYLEVPPSGNKRWRLKYRVNGKEKRLSLGVYPNVGLKEAREKRDELRRLIAEGIDPAAQRCPQKVAPTADSFEMVAREWMDLRSPAWAPRHLSTTCQRLEAYIFPHIGPLPIDQIGPLDVLNALRIVEKRGAVEAARKTLSICSQVFRYAVASARIQSDPCRDLRGALKTRQPGHYAAIVDPKDVGALMRAIDGYSGAMVVRCALRFLALTFVRPGELRAAEWNEFDMERRIWTIPAHKMKKRREHIVPLSTQALAVLRDVRATAPRLNSPMVFQSVRLRSDRGLSENTLLVALRSLGYGQGTMTAHGFRAMASSLLNGLGYNPDVIERQLAHIEGNKIRAAYHRTEYLEERTAMMQAYADYLDSLRDSMPPR